In the Fusarium oxysporum f. sp. lycopersici 4287 chromosome 9, whole genome shotgun sequence genome, one interval contains:
- a CDS encoding UV-damage endonuclease has translation MTSKRKRTGAHPPPPVPEMPDAPRRSSRRIKDAAERPKSDTDPIKAADPKKAKAVWDTGEGVEEAMRELSEMEQKLQTVVRTQRLAVESSDLQVKKEAANEPDIRPKMYSPNKDTVVPRGNLEGKSKVVNSVPLDEYDAELAAGDVADAKGEDDGMDRGANRPPPVNSETLPLPWKGRLGYACLNTYLRNATPAVFSSRTCRMASIIEHRHPLTNPDEPEHPTKNRPDKNKPADHERGLKYVQELGLANARDIVKMIRWNAKYGIRFMRLSSEMFPFASHPEHGYKLAPFASEVLAEAGKVAGELNHRLTTHPGQFTQIGSCTWVALMPTSKQPIARFIENYAKLSDSVKRRLVLENDDVAWSVHDLLPVCEELNIPLVLDYHHHNIIFDPSIREGSQDIISLYDRIKATWTKKGITQKMHYSEQTSSAVTPRDRRKHSARVKTLPPCAPDMDLMIEAKDKEQAVFELMRTFKLPGWDTFNNIVPYERPDESRKAVKKKAKKGKKANGVNGEAKDDIEVPEKIVSAEDFGMGGPQARVYWPEGMEEWLRPKKREIKKAKEGKDGTPVLKQDGDEE, from the exons ATGACATCGAAACGGAAGAGAACTGGTGCTCATCCGCCACCTCCTGTACCTGAGATGCCTGATGCTCCTAGGAGAAGCAGTCGAAGAATAAAGGATGCTGCCGAACGGCCAAAGTCAGACACGGATCCAATAAAAGCTGCTGATCCAAAGAAAGCAAAGGCTGTCTGGGATACAGGCgaaggtgttgaagaagctatGCGCGAGCTGAGCGAGATGGAGCAAAAGCTACAGACTGTCGTCAGAACACAACGACTTGCAGTCGAGTCCTCAGATCTTCAAGTCAAGAAAGAAGCCGCCAACGAACCTGATATTCGACCGAAAATGTACTCGCCGAACAAGGATACTGTTGTTCCTCGAGGCAACTTGGAAGGAAAGTCAAAAGTTGTTAACTCTGTACCACTAGATGAGTACGACGCCGAACTCGCTGCTGGCGATGTCGCTGATGCCAAAGGTGAAGACGACGGCATGGACCGCGGTGCCAACAGGCCTCCCCCTGTCAACAGTGAAACTCTTCCTCTACCATGGAAAGGAAGGTTGGGATAT GCCTGCCTAAATACATACTTACGCAATGCAACTCCGGCCGTCTTTTCCTCGAGGACCTGTCGCATGGCCTCCATCATTGAACATCGACACCCGTTAACAAACCCTGATGAACCAGAACACCCCACCAAGAACCGACCAGACAAGAACAAACCCGCAGACCACGAACGAGGACTCAAATATGTACAAGAATTGGGACTGGCGAATGCAAGAGATATTGTCAAAATGATTCGATGGAATGCCAAGTACGGCATCAGATTCATGAGACTGAGTAGTGAGATGTTTCCATTTGCAAGTCATCCAGAACATGGTTACAAGCTAGCGCCCTTTGCGTCAGAGGTGCTGGCAGAAGCTGGCAAAGTAGCTGGAGAGCTGAATCATCGTCTAACGACACATCCTGGACAATTTACACAGATTG GATCCTGCACATGGGTGGCACTTATGCCGACAAGCAAGCAACCCATTGCCCGATTCATAGAGAACTACGCCAAGCTTTCAGACAGTGTCAAGCGACGATTGGTGTTGGAAAACGACGATGTCGCATGGAGTGTTCACGATCTGTTGCCTGTTTGCGAAGAACTCAACATTCCTCTGGTGCTCGACTACCACCATCACAACATCATATTCGACCCATCGATAAGAGAAGGTTCCCAAGACATTATAAGCCTTTACGATCGCATCAAAGCTACCTGGACCAAGAAGGGAATTACCCAGAAAATGCATTACAGCGAGCAGACTTCCAGTGCAGTCACACCAAGAGATCGTCGCAAGCATTCCGCCAGAGTCAAAACTCTCCCACCATGTGCCCCCGACATGGATCTAATGATTGAAGCCAAGGATAAGGAGCAAGCTGTTTTTGAACTGATGCGAACTTTTAAACTGCCCGGTTGGGATACTTTTAACAACATTGTACCATATGAACGACCAGATGAATCACGAAAAGCCGTCAAaaagaaggcaaagaagggCAAAAAAGCAAACGGCGTCAACGGAGAAGCGAAGGATGACATTGAAGTACCTGAAAAGATTGTTAGCGCTGAAGATTTTGGCATGGGAGGTCCTCAAGCAAGAGTGTATTGGCCTGAAGGTATGGAGGAATGGTTGCGACCGAAGAAGCGAGAGATTAAGAAGGCAAAGGAGGGCAAAGATGGGACACCTGTGTTGAAGCAAGATGGGGATGAAGAATGA